ACCGCCCAGAAAGCCGATGCCCGAGACCACATAGGCGGCAACCCGTGAAGCGTCGGTGGCGGCCATGCCCGGCACCGCCTGGGTCATCAGCACGAACAGGCAGGCGCCGGTGCTGACCAGGGCATTGGTGCGCAGGCCGGTCAGGCGCTGACGCAGTTGACGTTCGGCGCCAATCAGCGCCCCGAGTACCAGCGCGACGGTGACGCGCAGCAGAAATACTTTCCAATCCATAGCAAACCTCGAATCCACGGCAATACGCCGCGTTGTCATCGCCAGTGGGCGATGTACGTGAACAAAGAGAATGCGCAGGGCCACGGGCCTTCAACACCGGTGAAGGTGCAAGGTGTGCGGGAAGGAGAATGAGGATTTGTCATCCACAAGGGATGCGAATCGCCACTGACCGCCATGTTCGGCGTGCCAGTGACAGGGGGAACCTGCTGAACTAGCGCGCCGTGTGGACCTGTCGCAATCGACTAGGGCTACTGTCCAATGCAGGACTCCTGTGTAGGCATGCAAAAATGCGGGCGAGAAACTAACCCTCGGGCAGCGCAGGGTCAAGGGTAAAAACATGACAAATAGTGCATCGACAGCGGCTCGTTCCATATCAGCGGCTATTTCGAGGAAACCAAGCTGCCGCGCATCCACCCGGGCAGCAAGGTCGACATCGCCCTGATGAGCGGCGAACGCTTCCAGGGCACGGTGCAGAGCATTGCCTACGCCATCACCGACCGCGAAAACGCCCCTGGCAACCGCCTGCTGGCCAACATCAACCCCAGCTACACCTGGGTGAAGCTGGCCCAGCGGGTGCCGGTGCGCATCGACATCGACCCAGGCTTTGCCGGCAAAGCCGACCTGCGGGCCGGTACCACGGCGACGGTGACGGTGCGCGAATAGGGTCGAGGTGGTAGGCTTTGCGGCGTTTCTGCCCAGCCACGCGAAGCTCGACGCATGATCCTCAACCTCGCTGTATTTCTCTGCACCCTGACGGCCATGGAGGGCATCGGCTACCTGGCGCATCGCTACATCATGCACGGCTGGGGCTGGTTCCTGCATCGCTCGCACCATGAGCCGCACCTGGGGGCGCTGGAAACCAACGACGTCTATCTGCTGGCCCTGGCCCTGATCGCCTTGGCCCTGGTGGCCATCGGCCGCGCCGGGCATGCGCCGTTGCAGTGGGTGGGGGCGGGCGTGGCGGCGTTCGGGGTGATCTACGTGTTCGTCCATGACGGCATCGTCCACCGCCACTGGCCGTTTGCGCCACGGCCGCGCAACCGTTACCTCAAGCGCTTGTACCGCGCGCATATGCTCCACCATGCGCTGAAGGGGCGGGATAACAATGTCTCGTTCGGGTTCCTGTATGCACCGCCCATGCACAAGATCAAGCAGCAATTGCGCGCGCGGCGCCGGGGTTGACCCGCAGGTGCGCAATTTCATACAAGATTGTCCGGTGCCGCATGCGTAAGGTAGTAGTGTTCTGTACATGGAGAAGCGTATGAGCCTGCACATCGAAACCCCGTTGATCGCCTCGCGTCCGTTGAGCCTGGCCAGTGGCCTGGAGGTCTGGCTGAAGCTCGACGCGCTGCAGCCCTCCGGCTCGTTCAAGCTGCGCGGCATCGGCGCTGCCTGTGAAGCCTATGCCCAGCAGGGCAAGCGCCGCTTCGTGTCGTCCTCGGGCGGTAATGCCGGCATCGCCGTGGCCGTGGCCGGGCGCATTCTCGGCCTGGCGGTGACCGTGGTGGTGCCGGAAACCACCACCGAGCGGGCCAAGCAGCTGATTCGCCAGGAACAGGCCGAGGTGATCGTGCATGGCAAGGCCTGGCACGAGGCCAATGCCCTGGCGCTGTCGCTGATGGGCGAGGATGACGCCTATATCCACCCCTTCGACGACCCGCTGCTGTGGCAAGGCCACGCGAGCATGATCGACGAGGTCGCCGCTACCCGCTTCAAGCCCGATGCGGTAGTGGTCGCGGTCGGCGGCGGTGGTTTGTTGTCGGGGGTCTGTGAAGGCCTGGCGCGCAACGGCTGGGGCCAGGTGCCGGTGTTTGCCGTAGAAACCAGCGGCGCCGCATCGCTGGCCGCGGCCATGGCGCAAAAGCAGCGGGTGGCGCTGGACGGGGTCAACACCGTGGCCACTTCGCTGGCGGCCAAGCAAGTGTGCCAGCGCGCCTTCGAGTGGAGCCAGGAGCGGCCGGTGGTCAGCCATGTGGTCAGTGACCAGGCGGCGCTGGAGGCCTGCGAGCAGTTCCTGCTCGACCAGCGCATCCTGGTCGAGCCCGCCTGCGGTGCAGCCCTGGCCCTGGCGTACGCGCCCACGGCCGAGCTCAAGCAGCACCAGAAGGTGCTGGTGATCGTGTGTGGCGGCGTCACCGCAACCCTCGACCAGATCCGCCAATGGCGCGCGGCCTGCTAGTTGGATAGCGTCGTCCATCAGGCTCCCGGGCATCCAGGCGTACGCCTGATCGATGCCCGTTACCAGCAATTTGCCTTTCCCCGGCATTTTCACCTGGAGTACCACATCGGCCTGATCGTCACCGGCCAGCAGCGCTACGCCGCTGGCGGCACGCGCCAGTTGGCCGGGGCCGGGGACATCCTGCTGATGGCCCCGGAGCACGTGCACGACGGCGCCAGTGCCGATGACCAGGGCTACGGCATCCGTATCCTGACCCTTGATCCTGGCTGGCTGGCCGAGGTCAGCCGTGACCTGAGCGACGGCCGCCAGGGCCTGCCCAACCTCAATGCCTTGCAACTGCGCCACCCGCAGTTGCAGCAGCTGCTTAATGGTTTGCACCAGCCGCACGACCCGCTGGCGTTTGCAAGTCACCTGTGGGAAACCCTGGCGCTGCTGCTCGGGCTGGGTTCCACCCTCAAAGTGAACGAGCACAGCAACGGTTTTGATCCACAGCGTTGGCGGAAGTTGCGTGAATGGCTGGAGTCGCGCCTGGATCAGCCGCCGAGCCTGGAAGAAATGGCTGCATTCGTTGATTTGAGCCCGTGGCAGCTATTGCGCCGCTTTCGCAATCACTGCGGCTTGCCGCCCCAGCAATGGTTGACCCACCTGCGTCTGGAGCGGGCCTTGCCGCGGGTGCTGGCCGGGCAGCCCTTGAGTGAAATTGCCCTGGACCTGGGCTTCTACGACCAGGCCCATTTCAGCCGCCTGTTTCGCCGCACCTACGGCGCGCCACCGCGGGGCCTGAAGGTGCTTAAGCGCTAACCCGGGCGTATTCTCAGCGCCTGGGCACATCACCGGCAACCGTGGTCCGGAACATCTCGCGGCGCATGCCATGGTAGTCAGCGATCGGCAGGTGCCAGGTGCTGCGGTTGTCCCAGATCGCCAGGGTTCCCTGACGCCAGCGCATGCGGCAGGTAAAAGCGGGTGCGCTGGCCAGGTTGAACAGGTAGTCGAGCAGCGGCCTGGCTTCTTCGCTGCGCAAACCCTGGATGCCAACGGTGTAGGCAGGGTTGATGAACAGCACCTTCTCGCCGGTTTGCGGATGACGGGTCACCAGCGGGTGGCTGCGCATGTCCTGCGAGGTGTCGCTGCCATAGTGGATGGCCATGTTTTCCAGCAGGGCGTTGTGGTTGGCGCCGACCCCGTAGGCCCGCTCGGGGCTGTGCAGTGCATCGAGAGTGTCCAGCAGCGCCTGCATGCCCGCTGACAGCCATTGATAGGCCAGTGCCAGGTTGGCGTAGCAGGTATCGCCACCGTAAGGCGGGATGTCGTGGCCGTAGAGCAGGGTGTAGGCCGGCGGGCGCTGCTGGAAGGTCCAGTCGCTGTGCCAGGCGCCACCGAACACGAAGGGCGCCTTCTCGTCGGCCTCCTTGACCACGTGCACCACGTGCGGATGGTCGGCCATGGTGGTCACGTAGGGCTCGCGGCCGAATTCGCCGAACTGTCGGGTGACCCGTTCAAGGTCGGCAAGGCGCAGGTTCTGCTCGCGAATGAACAGCACCTTGTGCGCCAGCAGCGCCTGGCGCAGTTCGACCCAGCCTGCGTCCTCCAGGCGGTTCAGGTCGAGGCCCTCGACGTCGGCACCGAGGGCGCCGGTGCTGGGCAAGACGCGCAAGTGGCGGTAATCGGCTGCGCGGTTGTGGTCGGGATGGCAGTAGATGAATTCGCTCATGACGGACACTCGTGTGGGCCTGCGGTCATCGGGATTGCAGTTCATCGCGCACCGCGGCTGCAACCGGGTCGGGGTCATGTCCACGGCTCACCCACCAGCCAAAGCCTGCCGCCGTAAAGAACATGATCAAGCTGTAGATTGCCGCCGGTATGGCCATGGTCGAGTTGTTCAGCAGGGTCGGGCTCAGCGCCAGGGCAATGGCCAGGGTGCCGTTGTGGATGCCGATCTCCATGCCGATGGCAATCGCCTGGCGCTTGGGGATTTTCAGCAGCCGTGGCACCCAGTAGCCGACGCCCAGGCTCAGCAGGTTGAACAGCAGCGCCGCGCCGCCTACCACCGGGGCATAGTCGACGACGGTCTGCCAGTCCTTGACCATTGCCAGGACAATCGTGAATACCAGAAACAGCGCGGCGATGATCTTCATCGGCCGCTCCATGCGCATGGCAAAGCCCGGCGCCAGGCGGCGGATCAGCATGCCGATGGCCACCGGCACCAGGACAATGGCAAACACCTGCAGCACCTTGGCAAACTGCAGCGGGATGGCCTGGTCGGCGGCCATGAAGTAGGCCAGCGACAGGTTGACCAGCAGCGGCATGGTCAGGATCGCAATCAGCGAGTTGACCGCCGTCAGGGTCACGTTCAAGGCTACGTCACCGTGGGCCAGGTGGCTGAACAGGTTGGCGGTGGTGCCGCCAGGGGATGCGGCCAGCAGCATCAGGCCTACCGCCAAAGCAGGGGCCAGGCCAAAGCCCTTGGCGATCAGAAAGCAAATGAACGGCAGCAGCAGGATCTGGCAGGCCAGGCCGATCAGCACCGGCCGGGGGAACTTCACCACCCGGGCAAAATCGGCCAGGGTCAGGGTCAGCCCCAGGCCGAGCATGATGAAACCCAGGGCGATGGGCAGGAAGGCACTGAGCAAGGGCGATGCAGTCATGGCGCGGACTCACAAGAAGGCGGTGTCCGCCAGTGTAGGCAAGGATTTCGATATCCATTACAGATCTTGCGGTTTATGCCCGGCAGACAGTAGCATCGCCGCTTTTGCCCCAGGACCCGATACCCGATGCAGTTTCAGCCAGGCATTCTCGCCGCCCCCGTTCCCGCCCAGGCCCGCCACCTGTTCTTCACCTTGCACTCGCCCGCTGCATTGCCGGGCGTGCTCGATGGGCTGCTGCAGCAGGTTGATGGCAGCCGCGTGGTGGCCGGTTTCGGCGCGCCGCTGGTGCAGGCCCTGGGTGGCAGCATCGACGGCCTGCGCGGGTTTCCGCAGCTGACCGCGGCAGTCGACAACCCCTGCACCCAGCACGACCTGTGGCTGTGGCTGCGCGGTGAAGACCGTGGCGAGCTGTGGCTGCACAGCCAGGCGCTTGAGCAACTGCTGGCCCCGGCCTTGAAACGGGTCGAGGCCACCGATGCCTTCCGCCACAAGAGCGGCCACGACCTGACCGGCTATGAAGACGGCACCGAGAACCCGGTGGAAGACGCCGCCGTCGAAGCGGCGATCCTTGCCAGCGAGGTACCAGGCTTGAACGGTTCGAGCTTTGCCGCGTTCCAGCTGTGGCGCCATGACCTCAATTGTTTCAAAGCTTTGCCGCAAGCCGAGCAGGACGACATTATCGGCCGGCGCAAGGCCGACAACGAAGAGCTTGACGACGCGCCGCAGTCGGCCCACGTCAAGCGCACCGCCCAGGAAAGCTTCGCCCCTGAAGCCTTTATCGTCCGCCGCTCGATGCCCTGGGCGGATGAGCGTGGTGCCGGCCTGGCGTTCCTGGCTTTCGGTCACTCGTTTGATGCGTTCGAAGTGCAGCTGCGGCGCATGAGCGGCCTGGAAGATGGCGTGGTCGATGCCCTGTACCGCTTCAGCCGGCCGCTGACTGGAGGCTACTATTGGTGCCCGCCGCTGGGCGAGCATGGGTTGGATTTGAGCGCTGTGCTCGGGCGGTAGATCGATCGCGGGTCAAGTCGAGTCGTCGCACCGCCGCTCCCACAGGATTGATGCAGACCTGTAGGAGCGGGCTTGACCCGCGATGAGGCCCGTACAAGTGTAAGAAAATTTTACGGACTTTTTACGAAGGTGCGTCAAGCACAAAGCCATACTGCCGGCGCATTTCTTCGAGACGTCTGACCGTGAGCCAAGCCGCAACTTCCGCAAGCGCCCATTCCCCCGTAAAAACTTCGTCACTGAGCCTGTTGATCGCCGCCGCCGGCGTGGTCTATGGCGATATCGGCACCAGCCCGCTGTACACCTTGAAGGAGGTCTTCGCCGGTCATTACGGCGTGCAGGCCAACCATGACGGTGTGCTCGGCATCCTCTCGCTGGTGTTCTGGTCGCTGATCTGGGTGGTGACCATCAAGTACGTGCTGTTCGTGCTGCGTGCCGACAACCAGGGCGAAGGCGGGATCATGGCCCTGACCGCCCTGGCGCGGCGGGCGGCGGCGCCGTACCCGCGCTTGAGCCGGGTGCTGGTGCTGCTCGGGCTGTTTGGCGCGGCCTTGTTCTACGGCGACAGCATGATCACCCCGGCGATTTCCGTGCTGTCGGCGGTGGAGGGGCTGCAACTGGCCTTTGTCGGCATCGACCATTGGGTCGTGCCCTTGGCGGTGGTGGTGCTGGTGGCGCTGTTTCTGATCCAGAAGCATGGCACCGCACGCATCGGGATCATTTTCGGCCCGGTCATGGTGCTGTGGTTCAGCGTGCTTGGCGCGCTGGGCATCTATGGCATCGTCCAGCGCCCGGAAGTGCTGCTGGCGATGAACCCGGCCTGGGCGGTGAACTTCTTTATCGTCCACCCGGGCATGGGCGTGGCGATTCTTGGCGCGGTGGTGCTGGCCCTGACCGGCGCCGAGGCGCTGTATGCCGACATGGGCCATTTCGGCCGCAAGCCGATTGCCCGCGCCTGGATCCTGCTGGTGCTGCCGGGGCTGGTACTCAACTATTTCGGTCAGGGCGCGCTGATCCTCGGCAACCCCGAGGCGGTCCGCAACCCGTTCTACCTGCTGGCCCCGGACTGGGCGCTGCTGCCGATGATCGCCCTGGCCACCCTGGCGACCATCATTGCCTCCCAGGCGGTGATTTCCGGCGCCTTCTCGCTGACGCGCCAGGCGATTCAGCTGGGCTACGTGCCGCGCATGTTCATCCAGCACACCTCAAGCCAGGAGCAGGGGCAGATCTACATCGGCACGGTGAACTGGGCGCTGATGGTCGGCGTGGTGCTGCTGGTGATCGGCTTCGAGTCGTCCGGCGCCCTGGCGGCAGCCTATGGCGTGGCGGTCACTGGCACCATGCT
This portion of the Pseudomonas sp. SORT22 genome encodes:
- a CDS encoding AraC family transcriptional regulator, which codes for MDSVVHQAPGHPGVRLIDARYQQFAFPRHFHLEYHIGLIVTGQQRYAAGGTRQLAGAGDILLMAPEHVHDGASADDQGYGIRILTLDPGWLAEVSRDLSDGRQGLPNLNALQLRHPQLQQLLNGLHQPHDPLAFASHLWETLALLLGLGSTLKVNEHSNGFDPQRWRKLREWLESRLDQPPSLEEMAAFVDLSPWQLLRRFRNHCGLPPQQWLTHLRLERALPRVLAGQPLSEIALDLGFYDQAHFSRLFRRTYGAPPRGLKVLKR
- a CDS encoding pyridoxal-phosphate dependent enzyme, which gives rise to MSLHIETPLIASRPLSLASGLEVWLKLDALQPSGSFKLRGIGAACEAYAQQGKRRFVSSSGGNAGIAVAVAGRILGLAVTVVVPETTTERAKQLIRQEQAEVIVHGKAWHEANALALSLMGEDDAYIHPFDDPLLWQGHASMIDEVAATRFKPDAVVVAVGGGGLLSGVCEGLARNGWGQVPVFAVETSGAASLAAAMAQKQRVALDGVNTVATSLAAKQVCQRAFEWSQERPVVSHVVSDQAALEACEQFLLDQRILVEPACGAALALAYAPTAELKQHQKVLVIVCGGVTATLDQIRQWRAAC
- a CDS encoding bile acid:sodium symporter family protein — protein: MTASPLLSAFLPIALGFIMLGLGLTLTLADFARVVKFPRPVLIGLACQILLLPFICFLIAKGFGLAPALAVGLMLLAASPGGTTANLFSHLAHGDVALNVTLTAVNSLIAILTMPLLVNLSLAYFMAADQAIPLQFAKVLQVFAIVLVPVAIGMLIRRLAPGFAMRMERPMKIIAALFLVFTIVLAMVKDWQTVVDYAPVVGGAALLFNLLSLGVGYWVPRLLKIPKRQAIAIGMEIGIHNGTLAIALALSPTLLNNSTMAIPAAIYSLIMFFTAAGFGWWVSRGHDPDPVAAAVRDELQSR
- a CDS encoding Dyp-type peroxidase translates to MQFQPGILAAPVPAQARHLFFTLHSPAALPGVLDGLLQQVDGSRVVAGFGAPLVQALGGSIDGLRGFPQLTAAVDNPCTQHDLWLWLRGEDRGELWLHSQALEQLLAPALKRVEATDAFRHKSGHDLTGYEDGTENPVEDAAVEAAILASEVPGLNGSSFAAFQLWRHDLNCFKALPQAEQDDIIGRRKADNEELDDAPQSAHVKRTAQESFAPEAFIVRRSMPWADERGAGLAFLAFGHSFDAFEVQLRRMSGLEDGVVDALYRFSRPLTGGYYWCPPLGEHGLDLSAVLGR
- a CDS encoding sterol desaturase family protein, whose protein sequence is MILNLAVFLCTLTAMEGIGYLAHRYIMHGWGWFLHRSHHEPHLGALETNDVYLLALALIALALVAIGRAGHAPLQWVGAGVAAFGVIYVFVHDGIVHRHWPFAPRPRNRYLKRLYRAHMLHHALKGRDNNVSFGFLYAPPMHKIKQQLRARRRG
- a CDS encoding TauD/TfdA family dioxygenase, translating into MSEFIYCHPDHNRAADYRHLRVLPSTGALGADVEGLDLNRLEDAGWVELRQALLAHKVLFIREQNLRLADLERVTRQFGEFGREPYVTTMADHPHVVHVVKEADEKAPFVFGGAWHSDWTFQQRPPAYTLLYGHDIPPYGGDTCYANLALAYQWLSAGMQALLDTLDALHSPERAYGVGANHNALLENMAIHYGSDTSQDMRSHPLVTRHPQTGEKVLFINPAYTVGIQGLRSEEARPLLDYLFNLASAPAFTCRMRWRQGTLAIWDNRSTWHLPIADYHGMRREMFRTTVAGDVPRR
- a CDS encoding potassium transporter Kup — encoded protein: MSQAATSASAHSPVKTSSLSLLIAAAGVVYGDIGTSPLYTLKEVFAGHYGVQANHDGVLGILSLVFWSLIWVVTIKYVLFVLRADNQGEGGIMALTALARRAAAPYPRLSRVLVLLGLFGAALFYGDSMITPAISVLSAVEGLQLAFVGIDHWVVPLAVVVLVALFLIQKHGTARIGIIFGPVMVLWFSVLGALGIYGIVQRPEVLLAMNPAWAVNFFIVHPGMGVAILGAVVLALTGAEALYADMGHFGRKPIARAWILLVLPGLVLNYFGQGALILGNPEAVRNPFYLLAPDWALLPMIALATLATIIASQAVISGAFSLTRQAIQLGYVPRMFIQHTSSQEQGQIYIGTVNWALMVGVVLLVIGFESSGALAAAYGVAVTGTMLITTLLSSAVVLLLWKAPRWLALPLLLGFLLVDSLYFAANAPKIFQGGAFPVIAGIALFILMTTWKRGRKIIVERLDESALPLPLFISSLAAQPPHRVQGTAVFLTARADAVPHALLHNLLHNQVLHERVVLLTVVSQDRPRVPVAQRFEVQAFGEGFYRVNLNFGFIEEPDVPAALQLCHLKDLDFSPMVTTYFLSRETVIPTRRIGMARWREALFAFLLKNANSNLKYFNLPLNRVIELGTQVEM